From Scatophagus argus isolate fScaArg1 chromosome 2, fScaArg1.pri, whole genome shotgun sequence, a single genomic window includes:
- the scrn2 gene encoding secernin-2 isoform X1 — protein sequence MSCGFAALTNRRRGGRLVIKSYIIIQACCAAFHRCGLAARVRRMTEVPMSCDCFVSLPPGSRDDHVIFGKNSDRPRDEVQEVVHYPAASHPPGSMLECTYIQIPQVEQTHAVILSKPAWMWGAEMGANDQGVCIGNEAVWTREPVAPGEALLGMDLVRLGLERGDSAWAALTVITSLLEQHGQGGQCREDPAPFSYHNTFLLVDRNEAWVLETAGRLWVAQKVTEGVKNISNQLTIGTEVSAEHPELRSMAQAQGWWDGEGEFNFSQVFSPENPPERMELAKQRYKGGTDLLQKNDGSVTAEVMMSILRDKPSGICMDSGGFCTTGSMVSVLPRDTSLPCIHFFTATPDPSRSVFKPFIFSDCSTPVPRVVSPQFGPDDPVRQQPRFQSQVDRRHDLYKAHQVALSTMETNLDKGLATHEILRELESQCLSEISAMLSGEIPGDELGDLFFDCVDTEIKFYL from the exons ATGAGCTGTGGGTTTGCAGCCCTGACAAACAGGCGAAGGGGAGGCAGACTCGTGATAAAGAGCTACATCATCATTCAGGCCTGCTGTGCAGCTTTTCACAGGTGTGGACTGGCCGCCCGTGTGAGACG gATGACAGAGGTTCCCATGTcatgtgattgttttgtttccttgcCTCCTGGTTCCCGCGATGACCATGTGATTTTTGGGAAGAACTCCGACCGTCCTCGGGATGAGGTGCAGGAGGTTGTCCACTACCCTGCAGCATCTCACCCTCCAGGCTCCATGCTGGAG TGCACATACATCCAGATCCCTCAGGTGGAGCAGACTCATGCTGTCATCCTCAGCAAACCTGCCTGGATGTGGGGGGCTGAAATGGGAGCTAACGACCAGGGAGTCTGTATCGGGAATGAGGCTGTCTGGACCCGAGAGCCTGTCGCCCCTGGAGAGGCTCTGCTGGGCATGGACCTTGTCCG ACTGGGGTTGGAGCGTGGTGACAGTGCCTGGGCAGCACTGACAGTGATCACCAGCCTCCTGGAGCAGCACGGCCAGGGGGGGCAGTGCAGGGAGGATCCCGCACCCTTCAGCTATCACAACACCTTCCTCCTGGTGGACCGCAACGAGGCCTGGGTCCTGGAAACTGCTGGAAGGTTGTGGGTGGCGCAGAAGGTCACGG AGGGTGTGAAGAACATCTCCAACCAGCTGACCATCGGCACTGAGGTGTCGGCAGAGCACCCGGAGCTACGAAGCATGGCCCAGGCTCAGGGCTGGTGGGACGGCGAAGGAGAGTTCAATTTCTCTCAGGTGTTCAGCCCCGAGAACCCGCCCGAGAGGATGGAGCTGGCCAAACAGCGCTACAAGGGAGGCACAGACCTGCTCCAGAAAAATGATG gttcagtgacagcagaggtGATGATGTCCATTCTGAGGGACAAGCCCAGTGGCATCTGCATGGATTCTGGAGGTTTCTGCACCACAGGCAGCATGGTGTCTGTCCTTCCAAGAGACACCAGCCTGCCCTGCATCCACTTCTTTACTGCCACCCCAGACCCCTCCAG GTCTGTATTCAAGCCTTTCATCTTCTCGGACTGTTCCACCCCAGTGCCGAGGGTGGTCTCCCCACAGTTCGGCCCAGATGACCCTGTCAGGCAGCAACCTCGCTTTCAGAGCCAGGTGGACCGCAGACATGACCTGTACAAGGCACACCAGGTGGCGCTCAGCACCATGGAAACCAACTTG GACAAGGGTTTAGCTACCCACGAGATTCTGAGGGAGCTGGAGTCACAGTGTCTGAGCGAGATTTCAGCTATGCTAAGTGGAGAGATACCAGGAGACGAACTGGGGGACTTGTTTTTTGATTGCGTGGACACAGAGATTAAGTTCTACCTGTGA
- the scrn2 gene encoding secernin-2 isoform X4 codes for MSCGFAALTNRRRGGRLVIKSYIIIQACCAAFHRCGLAARVRRMTEVPMSCDCFVSLPPGSRDDHVIFGKNSDRPRDEVQEVVHYPAASHPPGSMLECTYIQIPQVEQTHAVILSKPAWMWGAEMGANDQGVCIGNEAVWTREPVAPGEALLGMDLVRLGLERGDSAWAALTVITSLLEQHGQGGQCREDPAPFSYHNTFLLVDRNEAWVLETAGRLWVAQKVTEGVKNISNQLTIGTEVSAEHPELRSMAQAQGWWDGEGEFNFSQVFSPENPPERMELAKQRYKGGTDLLQKNDGSVTAEVMMSILRDKPSGICMDSGGFCTTGSMVSVLPRDTSLPCIHFFTATPDPSRSVFKPFIFSDCSTPVPRVVSPQFGPDDPVRQQPRFQSQVDRRHDLYKAHQVALSTMETNLVGTDRTRV; via the exons ATGAGCTGTGGGTTTGCAGCCCTGACAAACAGGCGAAGGGGAGGCAGACTCGTGATAAAGAGCTACATCATCATTCAGGCCTGCTGTGCAGCTTTTCACAGGTGTGGACTGGCCGCCCGTGTGAGACG gATGACAGAGGTTCCCATGTcatgtgattgttttgtttccttgcCTCCTGGTTCCCGCGATGACCATGTGATTTTTGGGAAGAACTCCGACCGTCCTCGGGATGAGGTGCAGGAGGTTGTCCACTACCCTGCAGCATCTCACCCTCCAGGCTCCATGCTGGAG TGCACATACATCCAGATCCCTCAGGTGGAGCAGACTCATGCTGTCATCCTCAGCAAACCTGCCTGGATGTGGGGGGCTGAAATGGGAGCTAACGACCAGGGAGTCTGTATCGGGAATGAGGCTGTCTGGACCCGAGAGCCTGTCGCCCCTGGAGAGGCTCTGCTGGGCATGGACCTTGTCCG ACTGGGGTTGGAGCGTGGTGACAGTGCCTGGGCAGCACTGACAGTGATCACCAGCCTCCTGGAGCAGCACGGCCAGGGGGGGCAGTGCAGGGAGGATCCCGCACCCTTCAGCTATCACAACACCTTCCTCCTGGTGGACCGCAACGAGGCCTGGGTCCTGGAAACTGCTGGAAGGTTGTGGGTGGCGCAGAAGGTCACGG AGGGTGTGAAGAACATCTCCAACCAGCTGACCATCGGCACTGAGGTGTCGGCAGAGCACCCGGAGCTACGAAGCATGGCCCAGGCTCAGGGCTGGTGGGACGGCGAAGGAGAGTTCAATTTCTCTCAGGTGTTCAGCCCCGAGAACCCGCCCGAGAGGATGGAGCTGGCCAAACAGCGCTACAAGGGAGGCACAGACCTGCTCCAGAAAAATGATG gttcagtgacagcagaggtGATGATGTCCATTCTGAGGGACAAGCCCAGTGGCATCTGCATGGATTCTGGAGGTTTCTGCACCACAGGCAGCATGGTGTCTGTCCTTCCAAGAGACACCAGCCTGCCCTGCATCCACTTCTTTACTGCCACCCCAGACCCCTCCAG GTCTGTATTCAAGCCTTTCATCTTCTCGGACTGTTCCACCCCAGTGCCGAGGGTGGTCTCCCCACAGTTCGGCCCAGATGACCCTGTCAGGCAGCAACCTCGCTTTCAGAGCCAGGTGGACCGCAGACATGACCTGTACAAGGCACACCAGGTGGCGCTCAGCACCATGGAAACCAACTTGGTGGGCACTGATAG GACAAGGGTTTAG
- the scrn2 gene encoding secernin-2 isoform X2, whose amino-acid sequence MGSAPAESDFVQKAGWGMDGDSSSRLHTCTLWMTEVPMSCDCFVSLPPGSRDDHVIFGKNSDRPRDEVQEVVHYPAASHPPGSMLECTYIQIPQVEQTHAVILSKPAWMWGAEMGANDQGVCIGNEAVWTREPVAPGEALLGMDLVRLGLERGDSAWAALTVITSLLEQHGQGGQCREDPAPFSYHNTFLLVDRNEAWVLETAGRLWVAQKVTEGVKNISNQLTIGTEVSAEHPELRSMAQAQGWWDGEGEFNFSQVFSPENPPERMELAKQRYKGGTDLLQKNDGSVTAEVMMSILRDKPSGICMDSGGFCTTGSMVSVLPRDTSLPCIHFFTATPDPSRSVFKPFIFSDCSTPVPRVVSPQFGPDDPVRQQPRFQSQVDRRHDLYKAHQVALSTMETNLDKGLATHEILRELESQCLSEISAMLSGEIPGDELGDLFFDCVDTEIKFYL is encoded by the exons ATGGGCAGTGCACCGGCTGAATCCGACTTTGTGCAAAAAGCTGGGTGGGGAATGGACGGAGACTCTTCCTCTCGactccacacatgcacattatg gATGACAGAGGTTCCCATGTcatgtgattgttttgtttccttgcCTCCTGGTTCCCGCGATGACCATGTGATTTTTGGGAAGAACTCCGACCGTCCTCGGGATGAGGTGCAGGAGGTTGTCCACTACCCTGCAGCATCTCACCCTCCAGGCTCCATGCTGGAG TGCACATACATCCAGATCCCTCAGGTGGAGCAGACTCATGCTGTCATCCTCAGCAAACCTGCCTGGATGTGGGGGGCTGAAATGGGAGCTAACGACCAGGGAGTCTGTATCGGGAATGAGGCTGTCTGGACCCGAGAGCCTGTCGCCCCTGGAGAGGCTCTGCTGGGCATGGACCTTGTCCG ACTGGGGTTGGAGCGTGGTGACAGTGCCTGGGCAGCACTGACAGTGATCACCAGCCTCCTGGAGCAGCACGGCCAGGGGGGGCAGTGCAGGGAGGATCCCGCACCCTTCAGCTATCACAACACCTTCCTCCTGGTGGACCGCAACGAGGCCTGGGTCCTGGAAACTGCTGGAAGGTTGTGGGTGGCGCAGAAGGTCACGG AGGGTGTGAAGAACATCTCCAACCAGCTGACCATCGGCACTGAGGTGTCGGCAGAGCACCCGGAGCTACGAAGCATGGCCCAGGCTCAGGGCTGGTGGGACGGCGAAGGAGAGTTCAATTTCTCTCAGGTGTTCAGCCCCGAGAACCCGCCCGAGAGGATGGAGCTGGCCAAACAGCGCTACAAGGGAGGCACAGACCTGCTCCAGAAAAATGATG gttcagtgacagcagaggtGATGATGTCCATTCTGAGGGACAAGCCCAGTGGCATCTGCATGGATTCTGGAGGTTTCTGCACCACAGGCAGCATGGTGTCTGTCCTTCCAAGAGACACCAGCCTGCCCTGCATCCACTTCTTTACTGCCACCCCAGACCCCTCCAG GTCTGTATTCAAGCCTTTCATCTTCTCGGACTGTTCCACCCCAGTGCCGAGGGTGGTCTCCCCACAGTTCGGCCCAGATGACCCTGTCAGGCAGCAACCTCGCTTTCAGAGCCAGGTGGACCGCAGACATGACCTGTACAAGGCACACCAGGTGGCGCTCAGCACCATGGAAACCAACTTG GACAAGGGTTTAGCTACCCACGAGATTCTGAGGGAGCTGGAGTCACAGTGTCTGAGCGAGATTTCAGCTATGCTAAGTGGAGAGATACCAGGAGACGAACTGGGGGACTTGTTTTTTGATTGCGTGGACACAGAGATTAAGTTCTACCTGTGA
- the scrn2 gene encoding secernin-2 isoform X3, protein MMTEVPMSCDCFVSLPPGSRDDHVIFGKNSDRPRDEVQEVVHYPAASHPPGSMLECTYIQIPQVEQTHAVILSKPAWMWGAEMGANDQGVCIGNEAVWTREPVAPGEALLGMDLVRLGLERGDSAWAALTVITSLLEQHGQGGQCREDPAPFSYHNTFLLVDRNEAWVLETAGRLWVAQKVTEGVKNISNQLTIGTEVSAEHPELRSMAQAQGWWDGEGEFNFSQVFSPENPPERMELAKQRYKGGTDLLQKNDGSVTAEVMMSILRDKPSGICMDSGGFCTTGSMVSVLPRDTSLPCIHFFTATPDPSRSVFKPFIFSDCSTPVPRVVSPQFGPDDPVRQQPRFQSQVDRRHDLYKAHQVALSTMETNLDKGLATHEILRELESQCLSEISAMLSGEIPGDELGDLFFDCVDTEIKFYL, encoded by the exons AT gATGACAGAGGTTCCCATGTcatgtgattgttttgtttccttgcCTCCTGGTTCCCGCGATGACCATGTGATTTTTGGGAAGAACTCCGACCGTCCTCGGGATGAGGTGCAGGAGGTTGTCCACTACCCTGCAGCATCTCACCCTCCAGGCTCCATGCTGGAG TGCACATACATCCAGATCCCTCAGGTGGAGCAGACTCATGCTGTCATCCTCAGCAAACCTGCCTGGATGTGGGGGGCTGAAATGGGAGCTAACGACCAGGGAGTCTGTATCGGGAATGAGGCTGTCTGGACCCGAGAGCCTGTCGCCCCTGGAGAGGCTCTGCTGGGCATGGACCTTGTCCG ACTGGGGTTGGAGCGTGGTGACAGTGCCTGGGCAGCACTGACAGTGATCACCAGCCTCCTGGAGCAGCACGGCCAGGGGGGGCAGTGCAGGGAGGATCCCGCACCCTTCAGCTATCACAACACCTTCCTCCTGGTGGACCGCAACGAGGCCTGGGTCCTGGAAACTGCTGGAAGGTTGTGGGTGGCGCAGAAGGTCACGG AGGGTGTGAAGAACATCTCCAACCAGCTGACCATCGGCACTGAGGTGTCGGCAGAGCACCCGGAGCTACGAAGCATGGCCCAGGCTCAGGGCTGGTGGGACGGCGAAGGAGAGTTCAATTTCTCTCAGGTGTTCAGCCCCGAGAACCCGCCCGAGAGGATGGAGCTGGCCAAACAGCGCTACAAGGGAGGCACAGACCTGCTCCAGAAAAATGATG gttcagtgacagcagaggtGATGATGTCCATTCTGAGGGACAAGCCCAGTGGCATCTGCATGGATTCTGGAGGTTTCTGCACCACAGGCAGCATGGTGTCTGTCCTTCCAAGAGACACCAGCCTGCCCTGCATCCACTTCTTTACTGCCACCCCAGACCCCTCCAG GTCTGTATTCAAGCCTTTCATCTTCTCGGACTGTTCCACCCCAGTGCCGAGGGTGGTCTCCCCACAGTTCGGCCCAGATGACCCTGTCAGGCAGCAACCTCGCTTTCAGAGCCAGGTGGACCGCAGACATGACCTGTACAAGGCACACCAGGTGGCGCTCAGCACCATGGAAACCAACTTG GACAAGGGTTTAGCTACCCACGAGATTCTGAGGGAGCTGGAGTCACAGTGTCTGAGCGAGATTTCAGCTATGCTAAGTGGAGAGATACCAGGAGACGAACTGGGGGACTTGTTTTTTGATTGCGTGGACACAGAGATTAAGTTCTACCTGTGA
- the scrn2 gene encoding secernin-2 isoform X5 produces MTEVPMSCDCFVSLPPGSRDDHVIFGKNSDRPRDEVQEVVHYPAASHPPGSMLECTYIQIPQVEQTHAVILSKPAWMWGAEMGANDQGVCIGNEAVWTREPVAPGEALLGMDLVRLGLERGDSAWAALTVITSLLEQHGQGGQCREDPAPFSYHNTFLLVDRNEAWVLETAGRLWVAQKVTEGVKNISNQLTIGTEVSAEHPELRSMAQAQGWWDGEGEFNFSQVFSPENPPERMELAKQRYKGGTDLLQKNDGSVTAEVMMSILRDKPSGICMDSGGFCTTGSMVSVLPRDTSLPCIHFFTATPDPSRSVFKPFIFSDCSTPVPRVVSPQFGPDDPVRQQPRFQSQVDRRHDLYKAHQVALSTMETNLDKGLATHEILRELESQCLSEISAMLSGEIPGDELGDLFFDCVDTEIKFYL; encoded by the exons ATGACAGAGGTTCCCATGTcatgtgattgttttgtttccttgcCTCCTGGTTCCCGCGATGACCATGTGATTTTTGGGAAGAACTCCGACCGTCCTCGGGATGAGGTGCAGGAGGTTGTCCACTACCCTGCAGCATCTCACCCTCCAGGCTCCATGCTGGAG TGCACATACATCCAGATCCCTCAGGTGGAGCAGACTCATGCTGTCATCCTCAGCAAACCTGCCTGGATGTGGGGGGCTGAAATGGGAGCTAACGACCAGGGAGTCTGTATCGGGAATGAGGCTGTCTGGACCCGAGAGCCTGTCGCCCCTGGAGAGGCTCTGCTGGGCATGGACCTTGTCCG ACTGGGGTTGGAGCGTGGTGACAGTGCCTGGGCAGCACTGACAGTGATCACCAGCCTCCTGGAGCAGCACGGCCAGGGGGGGCAGTGCAGGGAGGATCCCGCACCCTTCAGCTATCACAACACCTTCCTCCTGGTGGACCGCAACGAGGCCTGGGTCCTGGAAACTGCTGGAAGGTTGTGGGTGGCGCAGAAGGTCACGG AGGGTGTGAAGAACATCTCCAACCAGCTGACCATCGGCACTGAGGTGTCGGCAGAGCACCCGGAGCTACGAAGCATGGCCCAGGCTCAGGGCTGGTGGGACGGCGAAGGAGAGTTCAATTTCTCTCAGGTGTTCAGCCCCGAGAACCCGCCCGAGAGGATGGAGCTGGCCAAACAGCGCTACAAGGGAGGCACAGACCTGCTCCAGAAAAATGATG gttcagtgacagcagaggtGATGATGTCCATTCTGAGGGACAAGCCCAGTGGCATCTGCATGGATTCTGGAGGTTTCTGCACCACAGGCAGCATGGTGTCTGTCCTTCCAAGAGACACCAGCCTGCCCTGCATCCACTTCTTTACTGCCACCCCAGACCCCTCCAG GTCTGTATTCAAGCCTTTCATCTTCTCGGACTGTTCCACCCCAGTGCCGAGGGTGGTCTCCCCACAGTTCGGCCCAGATGACCCTGTCAGGCAGCAACCTCGCTTTCAGAGCCAGGTGGACCGCAGACATGACCTGTACAAGGCACACCAGGTGGCGCTCAGCACCATGGAAACCAACTTG GACAAGGGTTTAGCTACCCACGAGATTCTGAGGGAGCTGGAGTCACAGTGTCTGAGCGAGATTTCAGCTATGCTAAGTGGAGAGATACCAGGAGACGAACTGGGGGACTTGTTTTTTGATTGCGTGGACACAGAGATTAAGTTCTACCTGTGA